Proteins encoded in a region of the Candidatus Zymogenus saltonus genome:
- a CDS encoding enoyl-CoA hydratase/isomerase family protein, which yields MSYSLLKYEIDRDVAVVTMNSPPANWMSRELLFELEDAVNRLKNEVDIRAVVIASSCEGYFSAGADISMLKDAMLKDIGEETLDMIPRAQAIFNSLEDVPLPTVAAISGHALGGGLELVLACDFRFMAKGSGRIGLPEARLGLIPSFGGTQRLPSIVGRAKALEMMINGLQLKSNEAKEIGLLTDVFEGAELMEKSMSYARRLAKQATGAIARIKKCVNTGLREGFDRGIIEEARAFREIVKTADAKEGIEDFLSGRRPRFTGS from the coding sequence ATGTCATACTCGCTTCTGAAATACGAGATCGACAGGGACGTGGCAGTTGTCACGATGAACAGCCCCCCCGCCAACTGGATGTCGCGGGAGCTCCTGTTTGAGCTGGAGGACGCGGTGAACCGCCTCAAGAATGAGGTGGACATCAGGGCGGTCGTGATCGCAAGCTCATGCGAGGGGTACTTCTCCGCCGGGGCGGATATATCAATGTTAAAGGACGCTATGCTCAAGGACATCGGTGAAGAGACCCTCGACATGATCCCCCGGGCGCAGGCGATATTCAACTCCCTTGAGGACGTCCCGCTCCCCACCGTCGCCGCCATCTCGGGTCACGCCCTGGGGGGAGGACTGGAGCTGGTGCTGGCGTGCGACTTCCGCTTCATGGCGAAGGGATCGGGGAGGATCGGGCTTCCGGAGGCCAGGCTCGGACTGATCCCGTCGTTCGGGGGGACTCAGCGTTTACCATCCATCGTCGGGAGAGCGAAGGCCCTGGAGATGATGATAAACGGGCTTCAGCTTAAATCCAACGAGGCAAAAGAGATCGGTCTTCTGACTGACGTCTTCGAGGGGGCCGAGCTAATGGAAAAGTCGATGAGCTACGCCCGCCGTCTTGCAAAGCAGGCCACCGGAGCAATAGCACGTATCAAGAAATGCGTCAATACGGGCCTAAGGGAGGGATTTGACAGGGGCATTATCGAGGAGGCAAGGGCGTTTCGGGAAATCGTCAAGACGGCGGACGCCAAAGAGGGGATAGAGGACTTTCTCTCCGGGAGGAGGCCGAG
- a CDS encoding GNAT family N-acetyltransferase: MPKEQPEIATERLILRPFAPSDAPEVTLIVNDYEIASKTLKIPHPYKEAMAREWIATHREGYRNGELADFAVTLKADGRIIGAVGLEIVREHGRAGLGYWLGRDYWGAGYATEAAGAILDFGFNVLMLNRIHAERFTDNPASGRVIEKIGMKYEGHMREHDLRFGKYKDILVYGILKREY; encoded by the coding sequence ATACCGAAGGAGCAGCCGGAGATCGCAACGGAGCGGTTGATATTGAGGCCATTTGCCCCATCAGACGCGCCGGAGGTGACGCTTATCGTAAACGACTACGAGATCGCCTCAAAGACCCTCAAGATTCCCCACCCGTACAAGGAGGCTATGGCAAGGGAGTGGATAGCGACCCACCGCGAGGGCTACCGGAATGGGGAGCTTGCCGACTTCGCCGTTACGCTGAAGGCGGACGGGAGGATAATCGGGGCCGTGGGGCTAGAGATCGTGAGGGAGCACGGCCGGGCGGGGCTGGGCTACTGGCTGGGGAGGGACTATTGGGGGGCGGGTTACGCAACGGAGGCCGCCGGGGCGATACTGGATTTCGGTTTCAACGTACTCATGCTGAACCGGATTCACGCCGAGCGCTTCACCGACAATCCCGCCTCGGGGCGGGTCATCGAGAAGATAGGGATGAAGTACGAGGGGCACATGAGGGAGCACGACCTCAGGTTCGGCAAATACAAGGACATTCTGGTGTATGGAATATTAAAACGGGAATACTGA